A genome region from Flammeovirga agarivorans includes the following:
- a CDS encoding DUF1684 domain-containing protein, protein MKKVVSLLLFLLFNAHCFAQDYYKEIEEYQEELNTEYRTKGESPLSEKDRLAFKEHEFFPIDSTYKVEAKFKRVKGKPFKMKTSSKSKPTYEKYGELTFTLQGKKYKLTVFQSHRLRAMEEYKDYLFLPFMDKTNGFTTYGAGRYLECRIPEGKTIIVDFNKAYNPYCAYSDGYACPIPPKENFLDTEIKAGIKLDQKNKH, encoded by the coding sequence ATGAAAAAGGTTGTATCATTACTATTATTCTTACTCTTTAATGCTCATTGTTTTGCTCAAGACTATTACAAAGAGATTGAAGAATATCAAGAAGAATTAAACACAGAATATAGAACAAAAGGTGAGTCTCCTTTAAGTGAGAAGGATCGATTGGCTTTTAAAGAGCATGAGTTTTTTCCTATTGATTCTACCTACAAAGTAGAAGCTAAATTTAAAAGGGTAAAAGGTAAACCCTTTAAGATGAAAACATCTTCTAAAAGTAAACCTACCTACGAAAAGTATGGAGAACTGACTTTTACCTTGCAAGGAAAGAAATATAAACTGACTGTATTCCAAAGTCATCGTTTGAGAGCAATGGAAGAATATAAAGATTACCTTTTCTTACCCTTCATGGATAAAACAAATGGTTTTACCACTTATGGAGCAGGAAGATATCTAGAATGTAGAATTCCTGAAGGCAAAACGATCATTGTAGACTTTAATAAGGCTTATAATCCATATTGTGCTTATTCTGATGGATATGCTTGTCCTATTCCTCCAAAAGAGAATTTCCTAGATACAGAGATTAAAGCAGGAATTAAGCTTGATCAAAAAAATAAACACTAA